Proteins encoded by one window of Nocardia goodfellowii:
- a CDS encoding arabinosyltransferase domain-containing protein, with translation MRADRSTSAFNRYRLIALVSGLLGFVLALLTPVLPVEQDRATLDWPQAGNSTSVAAPLVSYVPLRLRAELPCSVLSEPAAGATRTLLSTIPVGSGKATSKGLVVSIADGTLSVLQRDVPLLSAPVAEITGCGSIRIDAQATQTSVEFLGANRQDGTPFQNTVTRDIRPQVVGVFTELDQAQLTGARLHADIDSRFSSTPSGWKLAAIIAAAICTAIALLALHLLDNSDGRRARRFLPAHWWRVGLADVVVLGTLLVWHFIGANTSDDGYILNMARASEHSGYMANYYRWLGVPEAPFGWSYEVLAWMSKVSDASPWIRLPTLLAGIVCWLVISREVLPRLGARVRRHRIALWTAGLVFLAFWLPYDNGLRPEPLIAAGALLTWCSIERAIATGRLLPAAIGVLIAAFSLAAGPTGLICVAALIAGSRPVLEIIVKRAQGKRTEQIPADAYAADSASADAAADAGTPKVYAADSADPSSSSRLTTFFRYAALIAPGLTAGTLVLAVVFADQTLATVMEATRVRTIIGPNVAWFDERTRWDSLLMLSPDGSLARRFGVLMMLLALLVCVLQVLRKGRIPGTSRGPSVRILGIVFASLLLMMFTPTKWTHHFGVYAGLAGSLAALAAVAVGSNGIRSPRNRALFAAAVLFVLAITFTGSNGWWYVSSYGVPWWDKAPLVAGKGISTLFMGLALLALLWAVWEHYRAPYQKSVPTRPFDRFASAPLTIAAALLVLFEVASLAKAAVTQYPAYSIGKSNIETLGGDPCALANSVLVETNTPDSLLQPYDGSPADGLSTEAKGFSPSGVAADLTADQEETVSGGANSISKDENKTTNTTGAGTGGGTSEQAGINGSTIALPFGLDPARTPVLGSYSAAAQEQAKLTSQWYRLDLTDSMRQDPAYRVLTVTAAGRIRSVDQDGVVTYGQELHLEYGTRQADGRFETLGSIDPIDIGPAPSWRNLRVPLDRLPAGVNAVRLVAVDNDITPKQWLAVTPPRLPRLASLNSVVGDTDPVLLDWHVGLAFPCQRPFDHHDGVAEVPKWRILPDRVGSDASNAWQDDIGGGPLGWTGLLLEAESIPTYLDHDWGRDWGSLERFTPYDPTAAPATIGATVVSRWGVAKDAPIRIP, from the coding sequence GTGCGAGCGGACCGATCGACTTCAGCGTTCAACCGTTACCGCCTGATCGCCCTCGTCTCCGGATTACTCGGATTCGTGCTGGCGCTGCTGACGCCGGTGTTGCCGGTCGAGCAGGACCGGGCGACCTTGGACTGGCCGCAGGCGGGCAACAGCACCAGCGTGGCAGCGCCGCTGGTGTCGTATGTGCCGCTGCGGTTGCGGGCCGAACTGCCGTGCTCGGTGTTGTCGGAGCCCGCGGCGGGCGCGACGCGGACGTTGTTGTCGACCATTCCGGTGGGGTCGGGTAAAGCCACCTCCAAAGGGCTTGTGGTGTCGATAGCCGACGGCACCCTGTCGGTACTGCAGCGCGATGTGCCACTGCTGTCCGCGCCGGTGGCGGAGATCACGGGCTGCGGTTCGATCCGGATCGACGCGCAGGCCACCCAGACCTCCGTCGAGTTCCTCGGCGCGAACCGGCAGGACGGAACACCGTTCCAGAACACGGTTACCCGGGATATCCGACCGCAGGTGGTCGGGGTGTTCACCGAACTGGACCAGGCGCAGCTGACCGGTGCGCGGCTGCACGCCGATATCGACTCACGGTTCTCCTCCACCCCGAGCGGGTGGAAACTGGCCGCGATCATCGCGGCGGCGATCTGCACCGCGATCGCGCTGCTCGCACTCCATCTGCTCGACAACTCCGACGGCCGCCGCGCACGCCGGTTCCTGCCCGCGCACTGGTGGCGGGTCGGCCTCGCCGACGTGGTGGTGCTCGGCACGCTGCTGGTGTGGCACTTCATCGGCGCGAACACCTCCGACGACGGTTACATCCTGAACATGGCTCGGGCGTCGGAACATTCGGGCTACATGGCCAACTACTACCGCTGGCTCGGGGTCCCCGAAGCGCCGTTCGGCTGGTCCTACGAGGTGCTGGCCTGGATGTCGAAGGTTTCCGACGCCAGCCCCTGGATCCGCCTGCCCACCCTGCTCGCCGGAATCGTCTGCTGGCTGGTGATCTCCCGCGAGGTCCTCCCCCGCCTCGGCGCGCGGGTCCGCCGGCACCGGATCGCGCTGTGGACAGCCGGTCTGGTGTTCCTCGCGTTCTGGCTGCCCTACGACAACGGCCTGCGCCCGGAGCCGCTGATCGCCGCCGGCGCGCTACTCACCTGGTGCTCCATCGAGCGCGCCATCGCCACGGGCCGGCTGCTGCCCGCCGCGATCGGCGTCTTGATCGCCGCGTTCTCCCTCGCGGCCGGGCCCACCGGCCTCATCTGTGTGGCCGCGTTGATCGCCGGTTCGCGGCCGGTGCTGGAGATCATCGTCAAACGCGCGCAGGGCAAGCGAACCGAGCAGATCCCGGCCGACGCCTACGCCGCCGACTCGGCATCCGCCGACGCCGCGGCGGATGCCGGGACGCCGAAGGTGTACGCCGCGGACTCGGCGGATCCGTCGAGCAGTTCCCGGCTCACCACCTTCTTCCGCTATGCCGCGCTGATCGCGCCCGGCCTGACCGCCGGAACCCTCGTCCTCGCGGTGGTTTTCGCCGATCAGACCCTGGCCACCGTGATGGAGGCGACCCGTGTGCGCACCATCATCGGGCCGAACGTCGCCTGGTTCGATGAGCGCACCCGCTGGGATTCCCTGCTGATGCTCTCGCCCGACGGTTCGCTGGCCCGCCGGTTCGGTGTGCTGATGATGCTGTTGGCGCTGCTGGTCTGCGTGCTGCAGGTACTGCGGAAAGGCCGCATCCCCGGCACTTCGCGCGGTCCGTCGGTCCGCATCCTCGGCATCGTGTTCGCCTCGCTGCTGCTGATGATGTTCACCCCGACCAAGTGGACGCACCACTTCGGCGTCTACGCGGGGCTGGCCGGTTCGCTGGCCGCGCTGGCGGCGGTCGCGGTGGGCAGCAACGGGATTCGGTCACCGCGTAACCGGGCGCTGTTCGCGGCCGCGGTGCTGTTCGTCCTGGCGATCACCTTCACCGGTTCCAACGGCTGGTGGTACGTGTCCTCCTACGGCGTGCCGTGGTGGGACAAGGCGCCGCTGGTCGCGGGCAAGGGCATCTCCACCTTGTTCATGGGCCTCGCCCTGCTGGCTCTGCTGTGGGCGGTCTGGGAGCATTACCGCGCCCCGTACCAGAAGTCCGTGCCGACAAGGCCTTTCGACCGTTTCGCCTCCGCGCCGCTGACCATCGCGGCGGCACTGCTGGTGCTGTTCGAGGTGGCCTCCTTGGCCAAGGCCGCGGTCACCCAGTACCCCGCGTACTCGATCGGCAAGTCGAATATCGAGACGCTGGGCGGTGATCCGTGCGCGCTGGCGAACTCGGTACTCGTGGAGACCAACACACCGGACTCGCTGCTGCAACCCTACGACGGCTCCCCCGCCGACGGATTGTCCACTGAGGCAAAGGGATTCAGCCCGAGCGGCGTCGCCGCCGACCTCACCGCCGATCAGGAGGAAACCGTCTCCGGCGGCGCCAACTCGATCAGCAAGGATGAGAACAAGACCACCAACACCACCGGCGCGGGCACCGGCGGCGGCACCAGCGAGCAGGCCGGAATCAACGGCAGCACCATCGCTTTGCCGTTCGGCCTGGATCCGGCGCGCACCCCCGTCCTGGGTAGCTACAGCGCCGCCGCACAGGAGCAGGCGAAGCTGACCTCGCAGTGGTACCGCCTCGATCTCACCGACAGCATGCGCCAGGACCCGGCCTACCGAGTGCTCACCGTCACCGCGGCGGGCCGTATCCGATCGGTGGATCAGGACGGCGTCGTCACCTACGGCCAGGAACTGCATTTGGAATACGGGACTCGGCAAGCCGACGGACGGTTCGAGACGCTGGGTTCCATCGACCCGATCGACATCGGCCCGGCCCCGTCCTGGCGGAACCTGCGCGTCCCGCTGGATCGCCTGCCCGCGGGCGTGAACGCGGTGCGCCTGGTCGCCGTCGACAACGACATCACCCCGAAGCAGTGGCTGGCCGTCACCCCGCCGCGCCTGCCGCGCCTGGCCAGCCTGAATTCCGTTGTCGGTGACACCGACCCGGTGCTGCTGGACTGGCACGTCGGCCTCGCCTTCCCGTGCCAGCGGCCGTTCGATCACCACGACGGCGTCGCCGAGGTGCCGAAGTGGCGGATCCTGCCCGACCGGGTGGGTTCGGACGCGTCCAACGCGTGGCAGGACGATATCGGCGGCGGCCCGCTCGGCTGGACCGGCCTGCTGCTGGAGGCGGAGTCCATTCCGACCTATCTGGACCACGACTGGGGCCGGGATTGGGGCTCGCTGGAGCGGTTCACGCCGTACGACCCGACGGCCGCCCCGGCAACTATCGGAGCCACGGTCGTCAGCCGGTGGGGCGTCGCGAAGGACGCTCCGATCCGGATTCCGTGA
- a CDS encoding arabinosyltransferase domain-containing protein — MSDAATAVLERPAPAPAVAPRDFRTARAIALITGLIGALLALATPFLPVTQTTATLNWPQSGTLGNVAAPLMSQVPIEVRASIPCSAVESLPEQGGMLLATAPPQGDQAALQALFVRVSADTVDVVDRNAVVASAPRSDMAQCSSILISSDIDKTRAEFVGLTKAMEKPVPGGDSVIVQEPLAGELIGDLRPQIVGVFTDLRGAAPEGLSFESTIDTRFSTSPSLTKLVAIIAAVLLTLIALAALAKLDTSDGRGHRRFFPAHWLKPTGADGAVIGTLLVWHFIGANTSDDGYILSMVRVAPHAGYMANYFRWYGVPEAPFGWYYYVIQAFAEISTASPWVRVPALACAILCWMVISREVVPRLGRGVRNSKVALWTGGLVFLAFWLPYDNGLRSEPIVALGALLTWVSIERAIATGRLLPAAAAVLIAAFTLAAAPTGLMCVAALLAGIRPLIRIVVRRRRDFMKLGASPWWGSTFPLLAPIAAAGVLVLTVVYSDQTFSAIQEANRVRQATGPNLAWYEDYLRYYYLFVETVDGSLPRRFAFLTMLLCLFTTMLVLLRRRQVAGIASGPTWRLMGIVFGTIFFMMFNPTKWTHHFGAYAGIAGSLAAVTAVAVSATALRHRKNRAIFLAGLLFVLAVSFSGINGYWYVSSFGVPWFDKRISVQGYQGNTLMLVLFGVALALVAWHALREGYAKPESSAKSERVRRIRKFAAIPLTIVAAAMVALEVLSLVKGAYSQYPAYSLARSNYDAITGNSCGLANDVLVEADPNAGLLQPIIDPADPPKDGDPLAGANPVGFSPNGVPDDLSADSVEVKPGTGNTSTQSVGAAFAEGESAGTGGGKGAVGVNGSNVALPFGLNPATTPIMGSYQPGVQQPAHLTSSWYELGPRSADKPLVVISAAGRILSFDDTGDLNYGQSLTVDYGRRLPDGSVEKLGTYLPRDIGPYPSWRNLRVPLDEIAPEADTVRLVANDPILIGDQWLAFTPPRMPKLESLNTFLGSEQPILEDWAVGLQFPCQQPFLHRNGVAEVPKFRILPDRPLAISSTNTWQAQEFGGPLGFSQMLAKSTTLPTYLKNDWARDWGSLERYDQYLPATAAQLKTGTETRWGFWSPGMMRVF; from the coding sequence GTGTCAGACGCCGCCACCGCTGTACTCGAACGCCCGGCCCCCGCTCCGGCCGTCGCCCCCCGCGATTTCCGGACCGCGCGCGCGATCGCGCTGATTACCGGCCTGATAGGGGCGTTGCTGGCGCTGGCCACACCGTTTCTTCCGGTCACCCAGACCACGGCGACACTGAACTGGCCGCAGAGCGGCACGCTCGGCAATGTGGCCGCGCCGCTGATGTCGCAGGTGCCGATCGAGGTGCGGGCGTCGATCCCGTGTTCGGCGGTGGAGTCGCTGCCGGAGCAGGGCGGCATGCTGCTGGCGACCGCGCCGCCGCAGGGTGATCAGGCGGCACTGCAGGCGCTGTTCGTGCGCGTGTCCGCGGACACCGTCGATGTGGTCGATCGCAATGCGGTGGTGGCGTCCGCCCCGCGGTCGGACATGGCGCAGTGCTCCTCGATCTTGATCAGCTCGGATATCGACAAGACGCGGGCCGAGTTCGTCGGGCTGACCAAGGCTATGGAGAAGCCGGTCCCGGGCGGGGATTCCGTTATCGTGCAGGAACCGCTCGCCGGGGAGCTGATCGGCGATCTGCGGCCGCAGATCGTGGGCGTGTTCACCGATCTGCGGGGCGCGGCGCCCGAAGGTCTGTCCTTCGAATCGACCATCGATACCCGCTTCAGCACGAGCCCGAGCCTGACCAAGCTGGTCGCGATCATCGCGGCGGTACTGCTGACCCTGATCGCGCTGGCGGCGCTGGCCAAGCTGGACACCAGCGACGGCCGCGGGCATCGGCGATTCTTCCCGGCGCACTGGCTCAAGCCGACCGGCGCGGACGGCGCGGTGATCGGCACCCTGCTGGTGTGGCACTTCATCGGCGCCAACACCTCTGACGACGGCTACATCCTGAGCATGGTGCGGGTCGCGCCGCACGCCGGATATATGGCCAACTACTTCCGCTGGTACGGCGTCCCGGAGGCGCCGTTCGGCTGGTACTACTACGTGATCCAGGCCTTCGCCGAAATCTCCACCGCCAGCCCGTGGGTCCGGGTGCCCGCGCTGGCCTGCGCGATCCTGTGCTGGATGGTGATCAGCCGCGAGGTGGTGCCGCGGCTCGGTCGGGGTGTCCGCAACAGCAAGGTCGCGCTGTGGACGGGCGGCCTGGTGTTCCTGGCCTTCTGGCTGCCCTACGACAACGGTCTGCGGTCCGAGCCGATCGTCGCCCTGGGCGCGCTGTTGACCTGGGTCTCGATCGAACGCGCCATCGCCACCGGGCGGCTGCTGCCCGCGGCGGCCGCGGTGCTCATCGCCGCCTTCACCCTGGCGGCCGCGCCGACGGGCCTGATGTGTGTGGCGGCGCTGCTCGCCGGTATTCGCCCGCTGATCCGGATCGTGGTGCGCCGCCGCCGCGACTTCATGAAACTCGGGGCCTCGCCGTGGTGGGGTTCGACGTTCCCGTTGCTGGCACCGATCGCCGCGGCGGGCGTGCTGGTGCTGACCGTGGTCTACAGCGACCAGACCTTCTCGGCCATCCAGGAAGCCAACCGCGTGCGGCAGGCGACCGGCCCGAACCTGGCCTGGTACGAGGACTATCTGCGCTACTACTACCTGTTCGTGGAAACGGTGGACGGTTCGCTGCCGCGCCGGTTCGCGTTCCTGACCATGCTGCTGTGCCTGTTCACCACCATGCTGGTGCTGCTGCGCCGGCGGCAGGTGGCGGGGATCGCTAGCGGTCCGACCTGGCGGTTGATGGGCATTGTCTTCGGCACCATCTTCTTCATGATGTTCAACCCGACGAAGTGGACGCACCACTTCGGCGCGTACGCGGGTATCGCCGGCTCCCTGGCCGCGGTGACCGCGGTCGCGGTGTCGGCCACCGCGCTGCGGCATCGCAAGAATCGCGCGATCTTCCTGGCCGGGTTGCTGTTCGTCCTCGCGGTGTCGTTCTCCGGCATCAACGGCTACTGGTACGTCTCCAGTTTCGGTGTGCCGTGGTTCGACAAGCGGATCTCGGTGCAGGGCTACCAGGGCAACACGCTGATGCTGGTGCTGTTCGGCGTCGCGCTGGCGCTGGTCGCCTGGCACGCGCTGCGTGAGGGTTATGCCAAGCCGGAGAGTTCGGCGAAGTCCGAACGCGTGCGGCGGATCCGGAAGTTCGCCGCGATTCCGCTGACCATCGTCGCCGCCGCCATGGTGGCGCTGGAAGTGCTCTCGCTGGTCAAGGGCGCTTACTCGCAGTATCCGGCGTATTCGCTGGCGCGTTCGAACTACGACGCGATCACCGGCAATTCCTGTGGTCTCGCCAATGATGTGCTGGTGGAAGCGGATCCGAACGCGGGCCTGCTGCAGCCGATCATCGATCCGGCCGATCCGCCGAAGGATGGCGACCCGCTGGCCGGCGCGAACCCGGTCGGTTTCAGTCCTAATGGGGTGCCCGACGATCTGTCCGCCGACAGCGTCGAGGTGAAGCCGGGCACCGGCAACACCTCCACTCAGTCGGTCGGGGCGGCCTTCGCCGAGGGCGAGAGCGCGGGCACCGGCGGCGGCAAGGGCGCGGTCGGCGTGAACGGCTCCAATGTCGCGCTTCCGTTCGGCCTGAACCCGGCCACCACCCCGATCATGGGCAGCTACCAGCCCGGCGTGCAGCAGCCCGCGCACCTGACCTCGAGCTGGTACGAGCTCGGTCCGCGTTCGGCGGACAAGCCGCTGGTGGTGATCTCGGCCGCGGGCCGTATCCTGTCCTTCGACGACACCGGCGACCTGAACTACGGCCAGTCGCTGACCGTCGACTACGGCAGGCGCCTGCCCGACGGCTCGGTCGAGAAGCTCGGCACCTATCTGCCGCGCGATATCGGCCCGTACCCGTCCTGGCGCAACCTGCGGGTGCCGTTGGACGAGATCGCGCCGGAGGCCGACACGGTCCGCCTCGTCGCCAACGATCCGATTCTGATCGGTGATCAGTGGCTGGCGTTCACGCCGCCGCGGATGCCGAAGCTGGAGTCGCTCAACACCTTCCTGGGTTCGGAGCAGCCGATCCTGGAGGACTGGGCGGTCGGCCTGCAGTTCCCGTGCCAGCAGCCGTTCCTGCACCGCAACGGGGTGGCCGAGGTGCCGAAGTTCCGCATCCTGCCGGACCGTCCGCTGGCCATCAGCTCCACCAACACCTGGCAGGCCCAGGAGTTCGGCGGCCCGCTCGGGTTCAGTCAGATGCTGGCCAAGTCGACCACGCTGCCGACCTATCTGAAGAACGACTGGGCCCGGGACTGGGGTTCGCTGGAACGTTACGACCAGTACCTGCCCGCCACCGCGGCCCAGCTGAAGACCGGCACCGAAACCCGCTGGGGTTTCTGGTCGCCGGGGATGATGCGGGTGTTCTAG
- a CDS encoding peptidylprolyl isomerase, with translation MTNKGPIVLELDDAQAPNTVQNFVSYVNSGHYTNTIFHRVIPNFMIQGGGFEPGMKQKGTQAPIKNEADNGLKNDKYTVAMARTNDPHSATAQFFINTADNDFLNHSAPTPSGWGYTVFGRVVEGTEVVDKIAAVRTGSAGMHQDVPAEDVVIQSASIA, from the coding sequence GTGACGAATAAAGGACCCATCGTCCTGGAACTGGACGATGCCCAGGCGCCGAACACGGTGCAGAACTTCGTGAGCTACGTGAATTCCGGCCACTACACCAACACCATCTTCCACCGCGTCATCCCGAACTTCATGATCCAGGGCGGCGGCTTCGAACCGGGTATGAAGCAGAAGGGCACCCAGGCGCCCATCAAGAACGAGGCCGACAACGGCCTGAAGAACGACAAGTACACCGTCGCGATGGCCCGCACCAACGACCCGCACTCGGCCACCGCGCAGTTCTTCATCAACACCGCCGACAACGACTTCCTCAACCACTCCGCGCCGACGCCGTCCGGCTGGGGTTACACGGTCTTCGGCAGGGTCGTCGAAGGCACCGAGGTAGTGGACAAGATCGCCGCCGTACGCACCGGCTCCGCGGGCATGCACCAGGATGTTC